The sequence below is a genomic window from Nicotiana tomentosiformis chromosome 6, ASM39032v3, whole genome shotgun sequence.
GAATTCTAATGGATGTGTTCCTAACATATACAACTTTTTCCTTTGGTTTATAAGACAAATGTGTTTCTAAGACAAATGCTTAGTAATATTTTTGCTAATTTATATGGAATAAATGCTTACCGTTACAAAAAGGTTTAAGTGCTTACCGTTATAAGAAGGCTTCGGCTTCTACCGAAAGGCAAATAACTTTGGCTCTCATGTGAATTCTCAAGAAACTAAACCAAAAATGGAGTTCCACTATTTTATTTGCTCATGGAGTACTCAACACTAAGTACTTCATGGCTTTCTTCGCTTCTTTTATTTTTTGCTCAAACATATCTAAGTTAAATATCAGATGATTTACTCAACGAAGGATTATATATGGATATATCTTTTGTTTAAGTATCTTGAGTTCATTATTGACATATTATATTTCTTGTAGCCTTGTGGGTGCGATTCCCGTATAATATTTTATGCTTTCAATGGGCAGGAATTGACACTATAAAAGGTGTGGAGTCCATAGCTTTTGTTGGAGAATGTAGAAACTAGAAAGTTTTGTGCTTGatcttttcttttatattttgcaAAGTTAGAGAATGTGGCAGTCTGGTAGATCCTGTTTTCTTCTTTAAAGAGCTTTACACGGCTTGGCGGCAAGAATTCAAATTAGTCCAATTACTAGATAATAATAGAAGTAAAATACAAAGGCAAACTAATAATATGTCCgaatgttatttttattttattgttatattAATTTCTGGactttcatgtttttcttatTGTATAATAGTTAGTATTTGatcatttaataaataaaaaaaattaatgatTTGTCCAAAAGTCGAACCAAAGGATGAACGCAAATTCACCAATCGCCACAATCGACTTTAATGCAACTAACCTATATTCACGTTGAAAATGAGTTACTCCTTTCATGATATACGAATTTTATATCTTCAGACCGTATGATTAATTATGGAACAAcaaaattcagttattttataCCTAATTGCAAGTAAGACTAAATACTTTGATGGGATGGACTTGTCAAATCTAGAAGTAGTAAAACAAAAAATGAATAAGATGCtagaaataaattttaaaatagcaTATTACGCCTCAAAAAGTTATACAAAATCTTATAATAAGTCAAAAATAGCCGAAATTGTAAAAAAATACACTTCTAAATGTGATTCCATGGTAATCTCTTTTTTcgcatttttcaataaaataacaattATAATTTCTTAAATACTCGAGAAAACCAAAAGTACTCACTTTTGACTACTTTATTAATCAAAACAACTAAGGAGTATATTTATGGGCGCATATTAAACTTACCGGAAAATATAAGgatcatttttattattttctctcACATTTTAGGTGGGGTTTTAACAAAAAATGTCGAAAGTTATTTTTGTGAAAAGTGGAGCAAAGGAAAATGATTTttatgtaacaaaagaaagaatagCGACTTTTGTGTAATGCATACAAAGCTGGATGACCACCCATAAAATTTACTCTTTTTTTAGACCAAATGTCTCTTATTATGAATAATAGTTACCTCTAAATTATacatttattaataacaaatgaTATTGTTTacaataattaaaattatttgtgGACAAATATAAATCAAAGGCATGCTAGAAGAGTTATGTTACATATTCTTTTTCTATAAAATGAAAGCTAACTTTTCTCTATGTGGAACTTTTattcattttttgtttttttatatatagttttttgtacatttaatttatattttgcatatgtcttatattatattttaatcataaaattttatataaactTTTATATTTTCTATATCAACTAAATTTATAATGATACATGTATGTCCGCGCTtgtaacttaactagtttctttAATAGAGCGGAGGTGATTTTCCTCTCATATAACTGCTGTTGCTGTACCAAGGCTTCACAGTAAAGCCTTCGCTCTTTCAAAAGTTTCATGTAAACAAGAATTCAATACAAGAAATATGGTTTTCTGGAACACATTTAGTCGCCACATAAATTGATAGTGGCGACTCTCATATTTGACTTGGAAAGTAAACATTTATTGGCGAACTATAAGAAGTCGCCAAGAAAAAGCTCTTTTGCGACGATCTTATTTCGTTTATaggaaaaaagataaaataaaaaaattacgcTCTTAGAAAAAAGCCTCCTgtcatttcttttttatttctattttcttcCTCCCGTTTTTGTTGGGTTAagtcttccccccccccccccccaattttcaCCAAAACAACTATAACACCCCTAGCCAAATGCAAcctctcttcttcttcctttgtTTCCCAGCAGCCGACTAGCATTATTCCAGTACTTGTGTTTGTCATCTAAATATTACCAGGACATATGTACTAGAGATAGAGACTTGCTACTTGTGGGTATCAAAGAAAGAAGAGTAGGATGATTAACAGATATTGAAGAAAGGAAAGTAGGAAGAGTAGAATTAAATGTTTCTTTATTATGACTCCCGCGTCCCCTTTCTGTTTGTAATCAAAGTATTTGAACAAGACTGCAAGGGACTAAATGTAACAGGAattagttggtcacgtaactatatctaataatctaacttattatttatttttcttacataaattatactctctccgtcccaatttatatgaaagtgtttgcctggacatagatttatgaaataaaggaaggcttttgaaatttgtaatcttaaataaatcatagaagtttttgggctagaaatcatctcattaatggtaaaaagaaaaatctaaagttgaattgttaccaaatatagaaagggacttactaaaaaaaagagtcacttatgttttctcggttctcccatttcagttgtgatgcaatcaatgttaaatttatttaattttctgtatgttcattaaataatatatatatatatatatattaaggccTCTTATTAATATTTTGCTTTAGGCCTCCGATGAGGTTGGGCCGCCCCTAGTGGCGACTCTCATATTCGACTTGGAAAGTAAATATTTATTGGCGAACCATAAGAAGTCGCCAAGAAAAAGTTCTTTTGCGACGATCTTATTTCGTTTGTaggaaaaaagataaaataaaaaaattacgcTCTCAGAAAAAAGTCTCATgtcatttcttttttatttctattttcttcCTCCCGTTTTTgttgggtgactcgaactcacaaccttgctgttggggtgactcgaactcacaaccttttggttggaagtggaggatgcTTACCACTAAAGCAACCCACTCTCGTCATTTGTAATGAGTAATGAACTCGGTAATTTCTGTTTTGTGGCTTTAATGACTACACTCCTGTTCGGTAATTCCTATTTTTGACAAAACTTAAgttttatttactatttttatttttagtttgaaAATGCGTGAACTCGTTTGACGATTCATTTGCATTGTTCTGTTGTTACAATACCAGTTTTGATTGATCCTCTTTGCTTGATTAAGCTCTTGAAATCTCGAGTGCAATTTTTTGTACATAGCTAATACTAGCATTTGGTTATTATGCCTGAATagctgtttgataaaatgcctaagagAGAAATTTCCTGGCCATAGGACATCCAATGAATTGGGTTCTCAAGGCAATATGCAATAAGCACGGGTCTAGTGTATGAAGATTGTCATTAGCATAAGTATGAAAGAATTTCAAGTTACGTGCGTGTTTAGGTTGGAAAATGCTGGTTTATGGGATATTCATATCCAAAAagatttgactttgttgatatatCATCATATCATTCCAGAATCAAATCTCAACTTGCATTTTGTTATAACCCATTTCCGCTGCTTTTAAGACTCTACCTCTTGTGCTTTGTCCTCGGTTTTTACTGAGAAGAAGGCAGAAGAGTGAAAAATAAAGAACTTGTGTTGTTTGGTGGTGTTGAAGTATATTTACATAAAACCACATCCCTTGTTTTAATTCTTTTTTTACACTCCCCATACTTTGAAATTGTACATACATCTCTAGTTATTTTGTACATAGCTAATACTAGCATTTGGTTATTATAACCATAAGTTACGGGCAGTTATTTAATTCGTCGTTCAATCCAAAGACATACAGATGTTGAAACACCAAAAAGACATCTTCATAATAGTATGAAACAAAATGGTGCTGTATAGAAACATCATTAGCCAAAACACCCTTTCATTTGGTTACCGAATTATGAAATTAAACTGAATGGTACTTGTGGTTTCTATAAGCTCCCCGTACAACACCTGGGACTGATGCGAGCTCGCAATGGATTCTTCATTGTAACGGTAAAATCTGACCCTTCTGTTAGATCAACTTCATCTCCCTCCACAGGCTTCCATTCAAATTGCCAAATCAAATTAGCCACAAAGTACTGTAAATGGAGCATAGCAGATCCATAGCCTGGGCATATTCTCCTCCCTGCACCAAATGGCATCATCTTGATCTCTCGACTTCCTGTTATATCAAACTCTTGAAGAGTTCCATCTCCATCCACCAAGAATCTCTCTGGCTTGAATTCCATTGGATCATCCCACACATTTGGGTCCAAGCCCATTTCCCCCACCATAAAATTGATGGTAGCGTTCTTGGGTATAACATAGCCGTTCAACTCCATATCCTCTGTTACCCTATGTGGCAGAACAAAGTGAGTTGGTGGATGTCGCCTAAGACCTTCCAAAATCACTGCTTTCAAGTATGGCATTTTCTGTAAATCCTCCTCCTTCACTGCCTCCTCTATCACCTTATTGTTCTTAATTGATTGTAATAATGGTGTTGATTCCACAACTTGGCATatttctttatacaatttttcCTGAATGGAAGGGTACTTTACCAAGCATGCCATAATCCACTGCAAGGCGGTGTATGTTGTATTGCTGGCGGCAGCAAGGAACTCGCCGCAGAGGCTGGCCATCTCTTGGTAATTGAGCTTCCTCTTTTCTTCTGGCAATTCCAAATTCACCAGCGTATCAACATAAGCAATATCGGCTTCCAGCTCCTCCTCTTCTTTGTGATGATGATCAACTCCAGGTTTAGGCGCTCCCACTGCTTCTAATTTGTATTTCACCCGATCTTGGATCAGAGGGATGAAGACCCCGTCCAACTCTTTTCGTAGTTCAATGAGCTCTTTCCAGCGTTTTCTAAATATTGTTTTTCCTAAAAATTCAGGAAAGTAATCTAGTATTCTGAAACGGTGAAAATTTTTAAGTGCTCGATGTTGTGCGTCTTTAATTTGCTCTATTTGAAACTCATCGAGCTTATTCCCGAAGCAAATGAGGACAAGGAGACAGAAGATGGCATACTTAAAATGATCAAGTAACATGATCGCTTCCGTGGCAGAATCAGCTGCGGCTGATTCATGAGCAAGAAGGAGCTTTTGAATGAGTATGCCTAGTACCCAAGCTCGGTTCTTGGAGTGGGACTTGATGATGCGAGAGGGATGGAGCATTTCTGAGATGAGGTTTCGACGAAGGAGCCGCCACGTGGGACCATAAGAGCTGGATGCTATTGTCCGCTGGTTAGAGTTGAAAATTTTACTGGTTGTTGAAGCAATTGGCCGATCGGAGCAAATGGCACCTTGCTGAACTAAAGCCTGGTAGGCTAACAAGTGGCTGCTGATGACTATGGATGGAGATGAGTAGCCTATTTTTATGGCGATGATAGGACCATATTTGCGTTTGAGATCTCGAAGCATGAGTTCGAGATCGCGACTGGTTTTTCTTAGCAATGGTAACATCCCAATCACTGGGAAGATAAAGGGACCTGGTGGGAGTTTCTTTGTTTTCTGGAAGAAAAGATTAAAGAGAAGTATGAGAAAGAAAGGAAAGTAGGAAGAGTAGAATTAAATGTTTCTTTATTATGACTCCCGCGTCCCCTTTCTGTTTGTAATCAAAGTATTTGAACAAGACTGCAAGGGACTAAATGTAACAGGAAATGCCAATATGACATTTTAGTTGCCTTCTGATCACTAATGTAGGAGATTATTTTAGTGCAATAACAAAAGGAGGATGACAGCTAGCGTATGGCTAGACTGATTGAAAAATTCTTAAGACTTCTTATTATTAAAAATCTCTATCTTCTCCCACTACTATGGTACGTTACCTTTATAATATTAGTGTTGTATTAAATCTGTTTTAACATGTTAGTTTATACTAGCAGTAATTTTTATGAGATACATGCAGGGAGGTGtgacaaacaaataaaaaattactGTTCTATCTGGAAGTGACACTGAGCGTGAAAAATCAGTTTTCCCTGTAGGAACCAAAATCACTTATTTTGGGGTAAAACAGAGAGACTCTCGTCTTCTTTCTAAAACGTGCAGAGACGTAGGGTATTGTATTCCACGGCGATTTGATGAAGTTATTGAAAGAATACAGCTAGAGATATTGCAGATAAAAGGCTGATGAACACCACTCTCACATGTAAGCAGACAAAATGGAGACTCTGGCTGATGAGTTGTGGCACTATACAAAacgatttttcatttttttaaaaactcaCTGAGCCAATTAATTTGGATTCTCCCCGGATAGGCCCGTTAAAAAGTGTAAAGCATTTCTTGTTGAAAGATTTTTTATTTCTAGGACTCGAACTCCAGACATCTAGTTAGAGAGAAAGAATATCAACCATCCCACTCACACCCTTGGATAAATATAGATATCGCAATTTTGTATCAGAAACACTGATAATACTACTTATAAAATAGcaacttccaaatcaatcccaccATTGTTTTCCTCTgtctttcatttctttttctttccaagaaatggattTAAGGAAACTTGTTGGCTTGCTTCTATTAGTTTTCATATCCCTTCTGGAGATGCTTTTAAAGAAAATTGCAGTTTCGGTGTTAAGTTTCGTGGGGTTTTCTGATTCTCAAAGATCACCATCGAATAGCAGGGAAATGCAGAGAGTTGTTTCTTCACCAAGAATCAGACTAAAGGATGGAAGATGGCTGGCATACAGAGAAAGAGGAGTCCCAATGGACAAATCCCTTCACAGAATCATCCTTGTCCATGGGATTAACAGCTCCAAAGATAAGGATTTTCTTGCAACCCAAGTATGACTAGCTAACACCCTTTTCAACTTTACTAGTAATACAACATTTTACTTTCCTAATCTTGAAGAATTATCGTCCTAGTCTCCTAAGAATTAAAAGTATGTTTGATGCTCATTTTTTCTCTTTAATTGTTAACATGGTTGTTTTGATATTTCACATTCAGAGAGGGACATCCAATAATAGTTTATTTGTCTCTCCGCTTTTAGCTCCTAAATAATGTTTTCATTAGATTGATCTACTAACTATATTCTTTAGGAAATCCTAGAGGAGATGAGGATATATATGCTACAGTTTGATAGAGCTGGATATGGGGAAAGTGATATAAATCCTAAACGGTCATTAGAAAGTGAAGGTATCCTGCCTGGAATTGCCTCAGACGCATACCACACAGGCTATCAGGCGTGGCTTTTGTTGTTCCAATAATCAACTACAAATGGAACTCCCTTCCTCATGATTTGATCAAGAACGATCATAATAACAAGCTTTGGCGATTAGTAATTTGGCTCGCACGCTATGCTCCTGGGTTACTCTACTCATTTTTTACACAAAAATCGAACAATGTTTTCTCGGGCAATTCTGCATTGTTAAGCAAAAAGGACAGGGAAGTTGCAAAGAATGCAAATAGATCGGAAGTTTTTGACCCGGTAAAGCTCATCATCCACCTCTCTCAAATCAAACATGAGTTTTCGCGAAATGattatcttgaaaattaattgtCTTAATTAATTTGCAGAAACTTTATCCGAAGCAAAGTGATTTTGAGTCTCTTCTCCAAGACTTCACCTTGGCATATGGAAAGTGGGACTTTGATCCACTAGAATTTGGTAATCCATTTCCTGATGAAAAAGAAAGCTCAGTTCATATTTGGCAAGGTTATGAGGACAACATAGTACCTTGTCGCTTACAAAGATATGTTTCCAAGAGGCTACCTTGGATTCATTATCATGAAGTTAGTGATGGTGGACATGCGTTGTGGCATGTTGGTCCAATCGGTGAAGCTATCTTGAGGTCCCTTCTACTTCGTGAACAAGACACAACACCACAGAGTGCTTGATTGTAATCAAGAATATTATTAGGCCTAATATCATTTAATGAAATTAAATTGCAAGGATCTTTTAATTTTTAATGTGGGCATTTAATTCACTTTTGAGCTTGTTTTCCAATTACAACGCGTATGTTCAGTTTCAGATCTAATGAAGCACATTTACCACCAAAGGATAGTTCTCATAGTACTAACTAAATACCCTCTCTCGATCGAGCTAGTTGCCTTCTTTGATGTTGATGAGCCTACTACTTCAATGACTTCTTCCAATTAAATATTCAACAACTCAATATCCCAACAGTTAATATTCATTCATAACAAAAACCTATctataatcatattaaacattcAACACAACTAAAGCATGGCATATAGATATAACTAAAGATTAACACCTGGGATCGTCTCAAAACATTGTATGATCTAAACGTCTATTATAGTTAAGCAACTATTGAGGTCAATATATAACAACTGACGGATGGGCCTCACCTAGTTGCATTGGTAGCTCAACTTGAGCTTTAGAATCTCAAACATATACAAATTAAGGGTGAGTTTACTGACTCAAGGCGATAACTTTACCACATATGCATCAACTATCACTACAATAAAAGAGGTTTTGGCGACCATTGTAGGTTTCGTGGATCCCTGGATAATTATATTCATGATGACCCTAATAGTTGTCACGAGAAGTTTCAGTGCCGACTGTGATTAAGTTGCCACAAATATTTACTAAATTAAGTTTGCTGAAACCTATTTGCGACTATCAATCAGCAATCGCTACTAAAAGATCTTTTGTGAGCTCCAATGTAACTGCTAAACAGTTGTAGTTCTATTGTTTCAAGAAAATTGCGCGACTGACTATTTCTTAATGTGTTTAATTTGTCGTACCTAGTGGTTTCAAATTCAACTCAGTATTTACTTGCTTAAAATTTAAAAGGTATAACAACGGTGTTTGTGCCAACTTCAATTCGATTTCACCATTTTCAGATCCAAGTGATGATaagctataattacgtattttagtcgcttattacactctaatttactgcattttaattgagtttgagctttagtcgctagtgttttgcactaattgtgtgttttatgccttgtaggagtgatgcCGAGCTaagtagatgttatggaatgaattcaagtaatttgaactttgaaatctgagtaaaagcccaaggaattaagctgggatcgcgttcggggatcaacggatgatagttaagaacgaacgaagaatcgagtaggcATATTTCGCACTGTCTAGTAAGATGCACATAACTTTTTGTTCAGAATTCCATTTGGACTCCACAATATATGGTTGGAAATATaattcaaagagctacaactttcatgttttatatttttccaaattccaaacagaacagggtgaaaaacgcggtcgaatccgcggccgcggatttgtGGCAGAACACTGGGTAAAATTCGCGGCCAAATCCGCGGttgaatccgcggccgcggacgtcCTGACCTAGAAAAGTATCctttttcgcgtaggagaaggttTAATTATTTGGGTCCGactctacttggtatatatacatggaaaaacggtTTTTTGAGGACCTTTGAcatacttttgacataatttagacctaaggagggtaaggagactagggattcgacctaaggaggcaagaatacactaggagcaaggcggagaattcttctacaagtttctcacttccttcttcctatttccattattggttatgaattctagtattgtagttatgcatactattatgaataactaatttgttatctagggttttgatggaaccttttggaaGATGAattcgtgttatgttttaatataattgagccgttggatttctctacttgttcaactatgtgttttttgctgttgattgaatggccatcaattgactgtgcctatttagtgtgtactgctcgagagagagtatatatttaggtagttgttgaacaacatcactcctaacgtttgtgagagatcaatacagaaggtttaaaggcgggattagagataacgaaaccttggtgcgatcgtagtgagcgatGAAGTAAGTGCCAGCTagtgtagttcgagagaatacatcTAGTAAATTGCGGTAAtttctcgagagagaattacgacaaccaaagtactcacgatcggtagagaatacttaggcgaaattataaaaGACacagcgggaaggattccgacaattgggaaaatcataactctagacctccttagtcttgtcttcAATCCTTATCCTTGTTAATTGATAGTTGTACTGCTTTctagtatttgttagttaattagataagaataaacattataatctttataattagaaaattgtttggacttgtgtttcttagcaatattgaacaattatagctaagccttagttctctgtgggattcgactccggacttttagatcggattatatttgcagcgaccgcttatcctttttaggactagagttgggcgtgttTACCGAGCTTTATGGAGATTCTTGCAACTCATACTCTTGTGGAGTTATTTTCCGACCCACAGCTGTCCGATATCTCTAATCTTTGAATTGGATGTCATGTTACTCATGCCACATCAACTCATTTTCTCAGTCAGAAGCTATGAGGAAGTTGAGTTCAACAGGTAATCTGCGTATGGCTACACCCCCAGCTGTGATTTGAAACAGTTAGCGTGCAAATATATACACTCCTAGTTTTTCGCAACTTCACATCACCATCAGCCGATCACAATCCTACTTGTTGTGGAagttattttcttttcctttttcagtTCATGTCCAGTTTCACGCGGGATAGGGCCACCAAGGGAATAAAGCATTTCCTATCGAAAGGTTCACCATTTCCAGAACTCGACTTCTCGTTAACGGTGGAGAAAtttcaatcatctcagttgaCCCCTCGGTGATGAAAGTTTTTATGTATATGCTTTCAATGATTGAGTGATGTGCGTATCTTGATTTATGTTTTCCCCACAAGGATGGTAATGTATTACTCCTTTAGTAATATTATATATCAATATGTCACGTTGAGCGACTTCATTTGACAATCGCTTGTGATGTTTGCCATATATCCTTTGCTTAGATAATAGGCAaagaaaatttattttgtttcttaTATCATACTTATGTGAGGCTCTCTTATACTTGGCAAGGCCTCTCTTCTTCAACCTTCCCCACTCTATTTTTCATCCCCACCAACCCCCCCACACCTATCCCACCCCTACCCCATCCACCCCCACCATACCCACCCTCCCCCAAACCTTGCCCTACgcccaccctaaatagaaatattattattaagaatactttctttttatgttgtaaatagagtactttcttttttcatttcaataaaatgagtattttttttcatgatataaaaaaagtattttgtttcatttcaacaaaaaaatactttcttttcatgatgtagaaaaagtattttctttcattccaacaaaataatgtagtaaaggtatcttctttcatttcaacaaaaagtactttattttcatgatgttgaaaaagtattttctttcgtttcaacaaaatgatgtagtaaaaaatatcttctttcatttcaacaaaaaaaaaacttccttttcatgatgtagaaaaaatattttctttcgattcaacaaaataatatagTGAAAAGTatcttttttcatttcaacaaagaagtactttcttttcataatgtcgaaaaaatattttccttcatttcaacaaaatgatgtagtaaaaaatatcttctttcatttcaacaaaataatgtagtaaaaagtatcgtctttcatttcaacaaaaaaaataccTTTTTTTAATGATGTAGAAaacatattttctttcatttcaacaaaatgagtattttttttcatgatataaaaaagtattttttttcatttcaacaaaaaaatactttcttttatgatgttgaaaaagtattttctttcgtttcaacaaaataatgtagaaagagtattgtttttcatttcaacaaaatgagtattttcttttcatgttgtagaaaaaatattttctttcagtTTAACAAAATGAATACTTTTTTCATGTTgtaaaaaaatactttctttttcaaccaaaaaatgagtattttctttttaattatgtaatacaAATTTTAACGTTGTTTTTGAGTGAAAAAGTAAAGC
It includes:
- the LOC117273583 gene encoding cytochrome P450 89A2-like → MLPLLRKTSRDLELMLRDLKRKYGPIIAIKIGYSSPSIVISSHLLAYQALVQQGAICSDRPIASTTSKIFNSNQRTIASSSYGPTWRLLRRNLISEMLHPSRIIKSHSKNRAWVLGILIQKLLLAHESAAADSATEAIMLLDHFKYAIFCLLVLICFGNKLDEFQIEQIKDAQHRALKNFHRFRILDYFPEFLGKTIFRKRWKELIELRKELDGVFIPLIQDRVKYKLEAVGAPKPGVDHHHKEEEELEADIAYVDTLVNLELPEEKRKLNYQEMASLCGEFLAAASNTTYTALQWIMACLVKYPSIQEKLYKEICQVVESTPLLQSIKNNKVIEEAVKEEDLQKMPYLKAVILEGLRRHPPTHFVLPHRVTEDMELNGYVIPKNATINFMVGEMGLDPNVWDDPMEFKPERFLVDGDGTLQEFDITGSREIKMMPFGAGRRICPGYGSAMLHLQYFVANLIWQFEWKPVEGDEVDLTEGSDFTVTMKNPLRARISPRCCTGSL
- the LOC138894978 gene encoding uncharacterized protein; this encodes MDLRKLVGLLLLVFISLLEMLLKKIAVSVLSFVGFSDSQRSPSNSREMQRVVSSPRIRLKDGRWLAYRERGVPMDKSLHRIILVHGINSSKDKDFLATQEILEEMRIYMLQFDRAGYGESDINPKRSLESEGILPGIASDAYHTGYQAWLLLFQ
- the LOC138894409 gene encoding uncharacterized protein, which encodes MFSRKLYPKQSDFESLLQDFTLAYGKWDFDPLEFGNPFPDEKESSVHIWQGYEDNIVPCRLQRYVSKRLPWIHYHEVSDGGHALWHVGPIGEAILRSLLLREQDTTPQSA